A segment of the Vibrio sp. YMD68 genome:
GACGACAGCAAAACTCATTGTTTTTATTTTTGTTGAGCGAGAAAAGCGTTGCAGTACTTGCCATTGATGCCATATTTTTTCGTGGAAATAGAAGGCAAACGTATTCACTGTAGGCTCGATCATCGCAATTAAGCTACCGATGAGAATATCGCCCGTTAAGATATAAGCGACACTAAAAGCAATAGTGAAGTGAATCGCGGCAAAGTTGAGTGTTTTTTTCATCAGTATTCTCAAATCAGTCATGGTGGGTACAGGACTATTATTGAGAATTATTATCATCAATTGAAGTGGTTATTACCTATTAGTCTCATCAGCCATTTCTATGGCAACGATCGGTGCCATTGCAGATGATCGTTATCAAAGCAAGAAGCGACAGATAAAGAAAAACGTAACCCTGGTGGAGAAGGTTACGTTTAGAGAAAATTACGACTAGATTTTTGTCGAGCTTATACCATGTAGGCGTTGTCACAATTAGCCTTGAGGCTTGATAACCATGACGTTAATTCGCGAGTTTTGTACCACTTTACTGGCGACAGAACCGAGCACTGCATGATCAAGCTTAGAGCGTTTATGGCTTGGCATAACAATGAGGTCGGCTCCCAGTTTTTCTGCGTACTCTAAGATGGTGGAATATGGCTTGCCCTCAGCGACATGTACTTTGTACACAATCTTGTCGTCAATGTGCTGTACAGCAAACTGTCTAAGTTGCTCTTTGACATCTTCCTTCATTTTTTGCGCGGCATCTTTCGGGAAATAGGTGGCCACCATCGACATATGTATCCCCGGCAATACGTTCAAAAGATGTATCTGCGCCTTTGAATGCTTAGCGTGCCAAACCGCCAATTCAACCGCTTTGTCTGAAAAGCCTTTATCATTTAAATCTACAGGAACAAGGATTTGTTTATACATTATTTTTACTCTTGATGTTTTTGGCCGATAGCCAAGCTAATCCTTTCAAATATTGGCCTTATCTCGCGGCAATCTAAAACGAAATAAGGCCATCTCATTATGTCATAACGCCCATTACGCGCTCAGCTGTTCCTTTCTAGCACGTCTTCGTTGGTTCAGTCCTAGGCCGATTAAAATCAATAGGGCAGGGACAAATACCCACTCTTTCATTGGACGATCCGCGTCTTGGACAATCCATTTAATTTCCCAATCAAAATCAATGCCTGCCGCTTCTGCTGGGCTGCCAAATTCAACCATATCAACAATCATTTGGTCATCATTTTGAGTCAGCATTAGACCCATTGAAGCAATGCGTTCTTCTGATGTCACCGCTCGATCTTCAAAAGGTAAACGCACCGTTCTTTCTAGGTAACGTCCTTCGATGTTCTCACCGGCCACTTGCATCTCAAGCTGCTGTCCAATATCGAGTTTTTCAGTAATCTCTGCAATCTCAACTCCTGGAGAGTAAACTTTAGCAGGGTATACCATATCCCACCAATAACCAGGTCTAAAGAAAGTAAAAGTTAATACGAGCAATAAAACGGTTTCCCACCATTTACTCTTAGTTAACCACCAACCTTGTGTTGCTGCTGAGAAAATCAATATCGCCACTATCGATGAGAAAATGGTTAAAGTTAAGTGCCACCAACTATCAATACCCATCAGTAACAGTTGAGTGTTGAAGACGAACATAAACGGTAAAATCGCGGTTCGTATGTCGTAGGTAAAGCCTTGAATACCTGTTCGTATTGGATCTGACTTTGCAATAGCCGCAGCTGCAAACGCTGCCAGGCCGACCGGAGGGGTATCATCGGCAAGGATACCAAAGTAGAAAACAAACAGGTGCACAGCGATCAAAGGAATAATTAGTCCGTGTGCTGCCCCTAGAGTCACGATGACCGGTGCCATAAGGGTAGAAACAACGATGTAATTCGCGGTCGTAGGTAGGCCCATTCCCAGAATCAAGCTGATAACCGCGGTGAAGAGCAACATAAGAATGATGCTACCACCTGAGATGAACTCAACAAAATCAGTCATGACAAGACCGATACCCGTCAAAGTCACTACCCCGACAACGGTTCCGGCTGCCGCCGTTGCAACACCAATACCAATCATGTTGCGCGCGCCGGATACCAAGCTCTCTGCTAAATCAACAAATCCAGCTTTTACTTGCTCAGAGACATCGCCTGACTGAGACATGATGGCCATCAGTGGACGTTGTGTGATTAAAATAAAGACCATGAACACGGTTGCCCAGAATGCAGATAGCCCCGGCGAAAATCGTTCGACAGTCAAACACCAAACCAATACGACGATAGGAAGCAGGAAATGCAGCCCTGATTTGATGGTAGGGCCAGGTTCTGGCACTTCCGTTAGTTCCGCATTCAGGTCCATTCCTTCATCGGCATATCGCGAGGAAATACGAACCAAGGCGACATAGGCTATCAATAGAGCAATGGTGATAATCGGGGTTGCGGCAGCGCCAAAGACATCTTTAGTCCAACCAACGCCGTAGTAAACAATCGCACTCATGACACCGAGGCCGATAATTGTACCAGTAAACGATAATAGGCTTTGAACCCATGTTGGAGTGTGACGACGAGGGAGGCCCGTCATGCCCGCTTTACACGCTTCTAAATGGACAATATAAATCAGTGCGATATAAGAAATTAAAGCAGGTAAAAGAGCCGCTTTGATAACTTCAACATAGGAAATGCCGACATATTCAACCATCAAGAAGGCTGCTGCACCCATAATCGGTGGAGTCAGTTGACCATTGGTTGATGCCGCAACTTCAACTGCACCCGCCTTGGTGCCCGGGAAACCCACTCGCTTCATGAGAGGAATGGTGAATGTTCCTGTGGTCACAACGTTGGCAATCGAAGAGCCGGAAACTAAGCCTGATAGTCCAGAAGCGACGACCGCCGCTTTTGCTGGACCGCCTTTCATATGACCCAGTAAAGAGAATGCGACTTTAATAAAGTATGCACCGGCTCCAGCGCGTTCTAGCATTGCACCAAATAGTACAAACAAGAAAACAAAGGAAGTTGAAACACCCAGAGCAACACCAAATACACCTTCAGTAGTTAACCAAAGGTGCGACATGGCTTTATTTAAGCTTGCGCCTTTATGGGCGATAACATCTGGCATGTGGGGTCCGCCAAATGTGTAAAGCAAAAAGACAGCAGCAACGACCATAAGAGGTGGGCCTAAGGCGCGTCTTGTGGCTTCCAAAAGAAGGATCATACCAGTCACAGCAGCGACGATATCAAACGTCGTGGGCGCCCCAGAGCGTTCGGCAAGCTCGGTATAGAAAAGATAGATGTATGCAGCGGAAAAACTGCCTGCTAACGCCAATAACCAATCGATAATGGGTATCTGATCCCGAGATGAATTCTTAGAAGCAGGGTAAGCGGTAAACGCCAAAAAAACGGCAAATGTGAGATGAATTGCGCGGGCTTGCGTGTCATTAAGTACTGCAAAATCAAAAATAAACGGTAGCGGAGATGCGTACCAAAGTTGGAACAGTGACCAACACAATGGAACAAACCAAAGAATACGCCCTGGAATGCCTTTCGGATTACGAGCGCCAGTATCGGCTTGTGCCACCATTTCTTGCACATCTTGAGACGGTGTTGTTGTCTGCGTCATGTACTTTGTCCTTATTATTGATGGTCTGGTTTATCTATAGTGCATTTTTGCTTGTGATTCGTTTAGTGAACTCACAGATGGAAGTCGACTTACACTGCATTAATGGTTGTAATTATAGATGTAAAACGAGGTTAGGTTTCTAGCAGTGATAATCTAGATAGGGTTGTAATAATCAAGGAGGCATGACGCCCCCTTGATGTACTCAGCTATTGATCTATTTTAGTAGACCCATTTCTTTGTAGTACTTCTCAGCACCTGGGTGAAGAGGGATTGAAATACCTGCTTTCACCATGTCTTCTTTCTGCAGATTAGCAAATGCAGGGTGAAGACGCTTAAAGGTATCGAAGTTTTCGAATACTGCTTTAGCAACATTGTACGCGATCTCATCAGAAACATCGGTGGTTGTTACCATTGTTGCAGCAACACCAAAGCTGTTGACATCACCTTCTGTACCACGGTACATGCCAGCAGGTACTGTGCTGTAAGCGTAGTATGGGTTGTCTGCTACAATCTTATCGATTTGAGGGCCAGTTGCTGAAACTAGCTTAGCATCACATGATGTCGTTGCTTCTTTGATTGATCCGTTCGGGTGACCAACCATATAAATGAAGGCATCGATTTTGTTGTCACAAAGTGCTTGTGAACGCTCAGAGCCTTTTAGCTCAGAGGCGAGTTTGAAGCTATCGTTAGTCCAACCTAACGCGTCCATTACCACACCCATCGTTGCACGGTCACCCGATCCTGGGTTACCGATATTAACGCGCTTGCCTTTCAAATCTTCAACGCCATTGATCCCAGAATCAGAGCGAGCGATGATGTTGAAAGGTTCGGTGTGTAATGAGAACATTGCACGTAGCTTATTGTACGGACCTTGTTCTGCAAACTTACTTGTACCGTTGTAGCCGTGATATTGCCAGTCAGACTGAACAACACCGAAATCCAACTCTCCGGCGCGAATGGTATTCACGTTGTAAATTGAACCACCAGTAGATTCGACTGAACAACGAATGTTGTGGTCTTTACGTCCTTTATTCACTAGTTTACAAATTGCACCGCCAGTTGGGTAGTAAACACCCGTTACCGAACCTGTACCAATTGTGATGAATTCTTGAGCGTTAACTGCGCCTGTGCCCATTACTGCTGCGGCAATTGCACCGATCTTAATAAGTTTCTTAAATGCCATGAATAATCCTTCCTTAATTCATTAGTAGCCTCAAAACAAGTGTAGTCGCTTTGAGAATTTCCTCGTTTGGAAACGGCATCTTTTCCAATCCGTACGCTGGAAAAGTGGCTGAATAATAGCAAAAAAAAGGAGAATAATTATATCAATGTTAAGAAATGTAGAGGAATAGACTGACTTGTGATCGATTGGTTAAAAGGCATTTTCGATTGGTTTTTTATTGATATCAATAATTTAAGCTGTTTATTTGGCTTACTTATGACATTCTTGAGATGTGAGCTTGGTCACGAATGAAAGCGTCATTTCGTGACCAATATAAATGGAAAACCTATTTAGCCAGTGTATTCGAAGAGATCACAGACGGATAAGAACAGCTGCTCTGTGGTTACCGATAGCGTAGGAGTGATGAATATTGTGTCGTCACCTGCGACGACGCCCAGTATACCTTCAGACTTTCCTAAGGAATCTAATAATCGTGCAATTAACTGAGCAGCGCCTGGACCTGTATGTATCACAACAATGGCCGCATTGCGGTCAATATCCAAGACCAATTCTCTAAGTGAACTGGAGACTGTGGGTACTCCGAGT
Coding sequences within it:
- a CDS encoding universal stress protein, with the translated sequence MYKQILVPVDLNDKGFSDKAVELAVWHAKHSKAQIHLLNVLPGIHMSMVATYFPKDAAQKMKEDVKEQLRQFAVQHIDDKIVYKVHVAEGKPYSTILEYAEKLGADLIVMPSHKRSKLDHAVLGSVASKVVQNSRINVMVIKPQG
- a CDS encoding DUF2061 domain-containing protein encodes the protein MKKTLNFAAIHFTIAFSVAYILTGDILIGSLIAMIEPTVNTFAFYFHEKIWHQWQVLQRFSRSTKIKTMSFAVVHFNVAFGVVYLLTGDALVGGIMATVEPAFNTCAYYFHEKVWQRKHASQWHCAH
- the argR gene encoding transcriptional regulator ArgR, giving the protein MRNTEKQDNLVRAFKSLLKEERFGSQGDIVDALRNEGFENINQSKVSRMLTKFGAVRTRNAKMEMVYCLPAELGVPTVSSSLRELVLDIDRNAAIVVIHTGPGAAQLIARLLDSLGKSEGILGVVAGDDTIFITPTLSVTTEQLFLSVCDLFEYTG
- a CDS encoding TRAP transporter permease produces the protein MTQTTTPSQDVQEMVAQADTGARNPKGIPGRILWFVPLCWSLFQLWYASPLPFIFDFAVLNDTQARAIHLTFAVFLAFTAYPASKNSSRDQIPIIDWLLALAGSFSAAYIYLFYTELAERSGAPTTFDIVAAVTGMILLLEATRRALGPPLMVVAAVFLLYTFGGPHMPDVIAHKGASLNKAMSHLWLTTEGVFGVALGVSTSFVFLFVLFGAMLERAGAGAYFIKVAFSLLGHMKGGPAKAAVVASGLSGLVSGSSIANVVTTGTFTIPLMKRVGFPGTKAGAVEVAASTNGQLTPPIMGAAAFLMVEYVGISYVEVIKAALLPALISYIALIYIVHLEACKAGMTGLPRRHTPTWVQSLLSFTGTIIGLGVMSAIVYYGVGWTKDVFGAAATPIITIALLIAYVALVRISSRYADEGMDLNAELTEVPEPGPTIKSGLHFLLPIVVLVWCLTVERFSPGLSAFWATVFMVFILITQRPLMAIMSQSGDVSEQVKAGFVDLAESLVSGARNMIGIGVATAAAGTVVGVVTLTGIGLVMTDFVEFISGGSIILMLLFTAVISLILGMGLPTTANYIVVSTLMAPVIVTLGAAHGLIIPLIAVHLFVFYFGILADDTPPVGLAAFAAAAIAKSDPIRTGIQGFTYDIRTAILPFMFVFNTQLLLMGIDSWWHLTLTIFSSIVAILIFSAATQGWWLTKSKWWETVLLLVLTFTFFRPGYWWDMVYPAKVYSPGVEIAEITEKLDIGQQLEMQVAGENIEGRYLERTVRLPFEDRAVTSEERIASMGLMLTQNDDQMIVDMVEFGSPAEAAGIDFDWEIKWIVQDADRPMKEWVFVPALLILIGLGLNQRRRARKEQLSA
- a CDS encoding TAXI family TRAP transporter solute-binding subunit, whose protein sequence is MAFKKLIKIGAIAAAVMGTGAVNAQEFITIGTGSVTGVYYPTGGAICKLVNKGRKDHNIRCSVESTGGSIYNVNTIRAGELDFGVVQSDWQYHGYNGTSKFAEQGPYNKLRAMFSLHTEPFNIIARSDSGINGVEDLKGKRVNIGNPGSGDRATMGVVMDALGWTNDSFKLASELKGSERSQALCDNKIDAFIYMVGHPNGSIKEATTSCDAKLVSATGPQIDKIVADNPYYAYSTVPAGMYRGTEGDVNSFGVAATMVTTTDVSDEIAYNVAKAVFENFDTFKRLHPAFANLQKEDMVKAGISIPLHPGAEKYYKEMGLLK